In one window of Sandaracinaceae bacterium DNA:
- the alr gene encoding alanine racemase, with protein sequence MAPVPHWQVRPTRAEIDLDALAHNLRVVRERAPASKVLAVVKADAYGHGLEAVARRLADEGIDGFGVALVEEGLMLRQRGVTVPILVLNGIYDGAHAETLRAGLTPVIYDLDDVARFSKAAGIGTADVHLKVDTGMTRLGVPDHELDAFLEGLEAFPNVRLSGLMTHLSSAEDDPEATREQLVRFEAAKARVLARGHRPRLIHAANSAATLFRGEARFDMVRAGVVLYGVMPGPTPDPELRPVMRVLTSVARVKTFPAGTAVGYGRSWTAARESRIATLAIGYGDGFPRSLSNRADVLIRGRRCPIVGRVSMDLTGVDVTDLPECVRGDEAVVLGHQGEARITAEELGERAGSISWEILTQISPRVPRVCVAGPSAAF encoded by the coding sequence GTGGCGCCCGTTCCGCACTGGCAGGTCCGCCCTACCCGGGCCGAGATCGATCTCGACGCCCTCGCCCACAACCTCCGCGTCGTGAGGGAGCGCGCCCCCGCCTCCAAGGTGCTCGCGGTCGTGAAGGCCGACGCGTACGGCCACGGGCTCGAGGCGGTGGCGCGCCGGCTCGCGGACGAGGGCATCGACGGCTTCGGCGTGGCGCTCGTGGAGGAGGGGCTGATGCTCCGCCAGCGCGGGGTGACGGTGCCGATCCTGGTCCTCAACGGGATCTACGACGGCGCCCACGCCGAGACCCTTCGCGCCGGGCTCACGCCCGTGATCTACGATCTCGACGACGTCGCGCGCTTCTCGAAGGCGGCCGGCATCGGCACCGCGGACGTGCATCTCAAGGTCGACACCGGCATGACGCGGCTCGGCGTGCCGGATCACGAGCTCGACGCGTTCCTCGAGGGCCTCGAGGCCTTCCCCAACGTGCGACTCAGCGGGCTGATGACGCACCTCAGCTCGGCCGAGGACGACCCCGAGGCGACGCGCGAGCAGCTCGTCCGCTTCGAGGCGGCGAAGGCCCGTGTGCTCGCGCGAGGCCACCGCCCGCGCCTCATCCACGCCGCGAACAGCGCGGCCACGCTCTTCCGCGGGGAAGCCCGCTTCGACATGGTCCGCGCCGGCGTCGTGCTCTACGGCGTCATGCCGGGCCCCACGCCCGACCCGGAGCTCCGCCCGGTGATGCGGGTCCTGACCTCGGTCGCGCGGGTGAAGACCTTCCCCGCGGGCACCGCGGTCGGCTACGGCCGGAGCTGGACCGCCGCGCGTGAGAGCCGCATCGCGACCCTGGCCATCGGCTACGGCGACGGGTTCCCCCGCAGCCTCTCCAACCGCGCCGACGTGCTCATCCGCGGCCGACGCTGCCCCATCGTGGGCCGCGTCTCGATGGACCTGACCGGGGTCGACGTGACGGATCTCCCCGAGTGCGTGCGGGGCGACGAGGCGGTCGTGCTGGGCCATCAGGGCGAGGCCCGCATCACGGCCGAAGAGCTCGGCGAGCGCGCCGGCTCCATCAGCTGGGAGATCCTCACCCAGATCTCCCCGCGCGTCCCCCGGGTCTGCGTGGCGGGGCCCTCCGCGGCGTTCTAG
- a CDS encoding thiazole synthase, whose amino-acid sequence MSEDVLKIGEHSFSSRLFVGTGKYRDMDETRAALSASGSEVVTVAVRRVDLGAKGGESLIGHLLEKKYVILPNTAGCYTAEEAVRTAKLAREMLQTDLVKLEVLGDERTLFPDVPATLDAAKQLVDAGFTVLPYTSDDPITAKRLEELGCAAVMPLAAPIGSGLGIRNPYNIEIILQHASVPVIVDAGVGTASDAAVAMELGCHGVLMNTAIAGAKDPVRMARAMRKAVEAGRDAYLAGRIPKRLYATASSPLEGVIGSTQG is encoded by the coding sequence ATGAGCGAAGACGTCTTGAAGATCGGAGAGCACTCGTTCTCCTCACGCCTCTTCGTCGGGACCGGGAAGTACCGGGACATGGACGAGACCCGCGCCGCGCTCTCGGCCTCGGGGTCGGAGGTCGTGACGGTGGCGGTGCGCCGGGTGGATCTCGGCGCCAAGGGCGGGGAGAGCCTGATCGGGCACCTGCTCGAGAAGAAGTACGTCATCTTGCCGAACACGGCCGGGTGCTACACGGCGGAGGAGGCCGTGCGCACCGCGAAGCTCGCGCGCGAGATGCTCCAGACGGATCTCGTGAAGCTCGAGGTGCTGGGCGACGAGCGCACGCTCTTCCCCGACGTGCCGGCCACGCTCGACGCCGCGAAGCAGCTCGTCGACGCCGGCTTCACGGTGCTGCCGTATACGAGCGACGACCCGATCACGGCCAAGCGGCTCGAAGAGCTCGGATGCGCCGCGGTGATGCCGCTGGCCGCGCCGATCGGGAGCGGGCTCGGGATCCGGAACCCCTACAACATCGAGATCATCCTCCAGCACGCGAGCGTGCCGGTCATCGTCGACGCGGGCGTGGGGACGGCGAGCGACGCCGCGGTCGCGATGGAGCTCGGCTGCCACGGCGTGCTCATGAACACGGCGATCGCGGGCGCGAAGGACCCCGTCCGCATGGCGCGCGCGATGCGGAAGGCCGTCGAGGCGGGGCGTGACGCCTACCTCGCGGGGCGCATCCCGAAGCGCCTCTACGCGACGGCCTCCTCGCCGCTCGAGGGCGTGATCGGGTCCACGCAGGGGTGA
- a CDS encoding ABC transporter permease, translated as MAEAAEETPEGEGPEAQPSWGQAGLQALAWIFAWPLAFIAEVGFMARLMYETFMWGIRPPYRFRLIIEHLEFLGVQSIFIVGLSGIFVGGVFSLQLIDGFRQFGAENQVGAVIGLALSRELAPVFSALMITSRAGSAMATEIASMRVTNQIDALTTMSVNPIQYLIVPRVIAATIATPIMALLAFMVGLVGAYVVGVYLMGIDGGIFVERVKWFVDAADVRQGLTKSAVFGAALTFVACRQGFYASGGAAGVGQATNRAVVQASVAVLVLDYVLTAVILGQGVGV; from the coding sequence ATGGCGGAGGCGGCGGAGGAGACCCCCGAAGGCGAGGGACCGGAGGCGCAGCCCAGCTGGGGGCAGGCCGGCCTCCAGGCGCTCGCGTGGATCTTCGCGTGGCCGCTCGCGTTCATCGCGGAGGTCGGGTTCATGGCCCGGCTGATGTACGAGACCTTCATGTGGGGCATCCGGCCCCCCTACCGCTTCCGGCTCATCATCGAGCACCTCGAGTTCCTCGGCGTGCAGTCGATCTTCATCGTCGGCCTCAGCGGCATCTTCGTCGGCGGCGTCTTCAGCCTGCAGCTGATCGACGGCTTCCGGCAGTTCGGGGCCGAGAACCAGGTCGGCGCGGTCATCGGCCTGGCGCTCAGCCGTGAGCTCGCGCCGGTGTTCAGCGCCCTCATGATCACCAGCCGCGCCGGCAGCGCGATGGCGACCGAGATCGCCTCGATGCGGGTGACCAACCAGATCGACGCCCTGACGACGATGAGCGTCAACCCGATCCAGTACCTCATCGTGCCCCGCGTCATCGCCGCGACCATCGCGACGCCGATCATGGCGCTGCTCGCCTTCATGGTCGGCCTCGTCGGCGCCTACGTGGTGGGCGTCTACCTGATGGGCATCGACGGCGGGATCTTCGTCGAGCGCGTCAAGTGGTTCGTCGACGCGGCCGACGTCCGGCAGGGGCTGACCAAGTCCGCCGTCTTCGGCGCCGCGCTCACCTTCGTCGCGTGTCGCCAGGGCTTCTACGCCTCGGGCGGCGCGGCCGGCGTCGGCCAGGCCACCAACCGCGCGGTGGTGCAGGCCTCGGTCGCCGTCCTCGTCCTCGACTACGTGCTCACCGCCGTGATCCTCGGCCAGGGAGTCGGGGTGTGA
- the purL gene encoding phosphoribosylformylglycinamidine synthase subunit PurL, whose product MTHDTLPGAPVPFPGEPSVSREIAREFGLTDAEWERVVFFLGRDPTYAELGVFSVMWSEHCSYKSSRLHLARLPTEGAQVVQGPGENAGAVDIGDGFCAVFKMESHNHPSYIEPYQGAATGVGGILRDVFTMGARPVASLNSLRFGRPDHPKTPRLLAGVVAGIGGYGNCIGVPTVGGEVQFDASYDGNILVNAFTVGIAATDGLFFGTAEGEGNPVLYVGARTGRDGIHGATMASAEFDDDSDKKLPTVQVGDPFMEKLLLEACLEIFAADCLVGVQDMGAAGLTSSSVEMAARSGSGIELDLDMIPRRARGLSPYEMLLSESQERMLMVAKAGREHEVLELCEKWDLEAAVIGRVTGSGRFVCKATPGYDPLVSDPSERAAQLVVDIPIGALADEAPKYDRPQAEPAPEPLEPAPPTDVDCADALREMVGSPNLGSRQWIWRQYDHVVRDGTVFRPGEADAAVVRVFCEKEGETIEKFLAVSVDCNGRHVLLDPRQGAAMAVAECARNIACSGGKPLGTTDCLNFGSPETPTTMWRFARAIDGLAEACTALDVPIVSGNVSLYNETDGKPILPTPTVAVVGQLEDPSHRVPSGFRVPGDVIAHLGVPSRGALGGSEYWVSRTGRVGGAPVGIDLDAEVRLQRALLALAKARLLSSAHDVSDGGFGVCVAEACIANGLGCRVSLPGAGDVPPAARLFSEEPTRVVVSFAEADRDAVAAVCAEHGVPLAPIGEVAGDHVDIEDALRVSVADLAARHLAALDAIVS is encoded by the coding sequence ATGACCCACGACACTCTCCCCGGCGCGCCCGTCCCGTTCCCCGGTGAGCCGAGCGTGTCCCGCGAGATCGCGCGCGAGTTCGGCCTCACCGACGCCGAGTGGGAGCGCGTGGTCTTCTTCCTCGGGCGCGACCCGACCTACGCCGAGCTGGGCGTGTTCAGCGTGATGTGGTCCGAGCACTGCTCCTACAAGAGCTCGCGCCTGCACCTCGCGCGCCTCCCCACCGAGGGCGCGCAGGTCGTGCAGGGCCCGGGCGAGAACGCGGGCGCGGTCGACATCGGCGACGGCTTCTGCGCCGTGTTCAAGATGGAGAGCCACAACCACCCGTCCTACATCGAGCCCTACCAGGGCGCGGCGACGGGCGTCGGCGGCATCCTGCGCGACGTGTTCACCATGGGCGCGCGGCCGGTCGCGTCGCTCAACAGCCTGCGCTTCGGCCGGCCCGATCACCCCAAGACGCCGCGGCTGCTCGCGGGGGTCGTGGCGGGGATCGGCGGCTACGGAAATTGCATCGGCGTGCCCACCGTGGGCGGCGAGGTGCAGTTCGACGCCAGCTACGACGGCAACATCCTCGTCAACGCCTTCACCGTCGGCATCGCCGCGACCGACGGCCTCTTCTTCGGCACGGCGGAGGGGGAGGGCAACCCGGTCCTCTACGTCGGCGCGCGCACGGGCCGCGACGGCATTCACGGCGCGACGATGGCCTCGGCCGAGTTCGACGACGACTCCGACAAGAAGTTGCCCACCGTACAGGTCGGCGACCCCTTCATGGAGAAGCTGCTCCTCGAGGCGTGCCTCGAGATCTTCGCGGCCGACTGCCTCGTCGGCGTGCAGGACATGGGGGCGGCCGGGCTGACCAGCTCGTCGGTCGAGATGGCGGCCCGCTCCGGCAGCGGCATCGAGCTCGACCTCGACATGATCCCGCGCCGGGCCCGGGGCCTCTCTCCCTACGAGATGCTCCTGAGCGAGTCGCAGGAGCGCATGCTGATGGTCGCCAAGGCGGGCCGTGAGCACGAGGTCCTCGAGCTCTGCGAGAAGTGGGACCTCGAGGCGGCGGTGATCGGCCGCGTCACGGGCAGCGGCCGCTTCGTCTGCAAGGCCACGCCCGGGTACGACCCGCTCGTCTCGGACCCGTCCGAGCGCGCCGCGCAGCTCGTCGTCGACATCCCGATCGGCGCCCTCGCGGACGAGGCGCCCAAGTACGACCGGCCCCAGGCCGAGCCCGCGCCCGAGCCGCTCGAGCCGGCGCCGCCCACCGACGTCGACTGCGCCGACGCGCTGCGCGAGATGGTGGGCTCGCCCAACCTGGGGAGCCGCCAGTGGATCTGGCGTCAGTACGATCACGTCGTGCGCGACGGCACCGTGTTCCGGCCCGGCGAGGCGGACGCGGCCGTGGTCCGCGTGTTCTGCGAGAAGGAGGGCGAGACGATCGAGAAGTTCCTCGCCGTCAGCGTCGACTGCAACGGTCGGCACGTCTTGCTCGACCCGCGCCAGGGCGCGGCGATGGCCGTCGCGGAGTGCGCGCGCAACATCGCGTGCAGCGGCGGCAAGCCGCTGGGCACGACCGACTGCCTCAACTTCGGGAGCCCGGAGACGCCCACCACGATGTGGCGCTTCGCCCGCGCCATCGACGGACTGGCGGAGGCCTGCACGGCGCTCGACGTGCCGATCGTCAGCGGCAACGTCAGCCTCTACAACGAGACCGACGGCAAGCCCATCCTGCCCACGCCCACCGTCGCGGTGGTCGGTCAGCTCGAAGACCCGTCGCACCGCGTGCCGAGCGGCTTCCGGGTGCCCGGCGACGTCATCGCGCACCTCGGCGTCCCCTCGCGCGGCGCGCTCGGCGGCTCGGAGTACTGGGTGTCCCGGACCGGGCGCGTCGGCGGCGCCCCGGTGGGCATCGACCTCGACGCCGAGGTGCGGCTCCAGCGCGCGCTCCTCGCCCTCGCGAAGGCGCGCCTCCTCTCCAGCGCGCACGACGTCAGCGACGGAGGCTTCGGCGTCTGCGTGGCGGAGGCGTGCATCGCGAACGGGCTCGGCTGCCGCGTGTCGCTCCCCGGCGCCGGCGACGTCCCCCCGGCCGCGCGCCTGTTCTCCGAGGAGCCCACGCGCGTCGTCGTCAGCTTCGCCGAGGCGGACCGCGACGCGGTGGCCGCGGTGTGCGCCGAGCACGGCGTGCCGCTCGCCCCGATCGGCGAGGTCGCTGGCGATCACGTCGACATCGAGGACGCGCTGCGGGTCTCCGTGGCCGACCTCGCGGCGCGCCACCTCGCCGCGCTCGACGCCATCGTCTCCTGA
- a CDS encoding M20/M25/M40 family metallo-hydrolase, whose translation MRRAFSWVLGLSLLTLSFGCDGEADPVDGSVDGLDASADADATEPDAGPPPLPPCGTDSEEAAMACVEQSRYEADLTEIAQPRSPGTPHHEAVRELCATRFAALGMDVERHDYGTGVNIVGTLAGTTAASERVLLSAHYDSVPDCAGADDNATGVAGVLEAARVLASTEHARTLVVACWDEEERGLIGSRAYAERAGADGDDLRANLVFEMIGYRDDTPGSQELPEGFDLLFPREVRQIEARESRGDFLAAIGDERYSETVAADLVELGARVGLPVISLLLNDGLLTSPATGDLRRSDHSPFWLQDAPGMMLTDTSEFRYDEYHCRGGPDDVEGLDPVFATQVIQASVGAAWRALSP comes from the coding sequence ATGCGACGTGCGTTCTCATGGGTGCTCGGCCTCTCTCTGCTCACGCTCTCGTTCGGCTGTGACGGCGAGGCCGACCCGGTCGACGGCTCCGTCGACGGTCTCGACGCGAGCGCCGACGCGGACGCCACCGAGCCCGACGCGGGCCCTCCGCCGCTGCCGCCCTGCGGTACGGACTCCGAAGAGGCCGCGATGGCCTGCGTCGAGCAGAGCCGCTACGAGGCCGACCTGACCGAGATCGCGCAGCCCCGCTCACCGGGGACCCCGCACCACGAGGCGGTGCGCGAGCTGTGCGCGACGCGCTTCGCCGCGCTCGGCATGGACGTCGAGCGCCACGACTACGGCACCGGCGTGAACATCGTGGGCACGCTCGCGGGGACCACCGCGGCGAGCGAGCGGGTGCTGCTCTCGGCCCACTACGACTCGGTGCCGGACTGCGCGGGCGCCGACGACAACGCGACGGGGGTGGCCGGCGTGCTCGAGGCGGCTCGCGTCCTGGCCTCCACCGAGCACGCGCGCACCCTGGTCGTCGCGTGCTGGGACGAAGAGGAGCGCGGGCTGATCGGCTCGCGCGCCTACGCCGAGCGGGCCGGCGCGGACGGCGACGACCTCCGCGCGAACCTCGTGTTCGAGATGATCGGCTACCGCGACGACACGCCGGGGAGCCAGGAGCTGCCCGAGGGCTTCGACCTGCTCTTCCCGCGCGAGGTCCGCCAGATCGAAGCGCGGGAGAGCCGGGGCGACTTCCTCGCCGCCATCGGCGACGAGCGATACAGCGAGACGGTGGCCGCGGATCTCGTCGAGCTGGGGGCGCGGGTTGGCCTGCCCGTCATCTCGCTCCTCCTGAACGACGGCCTCCTCACCTCGCCCGCGACGGGCGATCTGCGCCGCTCGGATCACTCGCCGTTCTGGCTGCAGGACGCGCCCGGCATGATGCTCACCGACACCTCCGAGTTCCGGTACGACGAGTACCACTGCCGCGGGGGCCCCGATGACGTCGAGGGGCTCGACCCCGTCTTCGCGACGCAGGTGATCCAGGCCAGCGTCGGCGCCGCGTGGCGCGCGCTCTCGCCGTGA
- the thiS gene encoding sulfur carrier protein ThiS: MQIEVNGEARSVDAGTTVRGLLEALGLGETLVAVERNQEIVPRAEHAEATLADGDRLEIVHFVGGG, encoded by the coding sequence ATGCAGATCGAGGTCAACGGAGAGGCCCGCAGCGTCGACGCGGGCACCACCGTGCGCGGCTTGCTCGAGGCGCTCGGGCTGGGCGAGACGCTGGTCGCGGTGGAGCGCAACCAGGAGATCGTGCCCCGCGCGGAGCACGCCGAGGCGACGCTCGCGGACGGCGACCGCCTCGAGATCGTCCACTTCGTCGGCGGCGGTTGA
- a CDS encoding thiamine phosphate synthase: MSPPRFVLTLITPQPLDLGRLREALEGAPEGAVSVQLRQAEAAERHRLAEPVLELCRARGAALIVNADLALAAALGADGVQLPERGPSLEEARAALGDDVWLGVSRHDAEGLARASEASFALVSPVFAVPGKGAPLGVDGFARTVAAARTPVHALGGVDARHGAALRAAGAAGLAVIRAVFDADAPAEAARALVAPFLEPPPDGGATR, translated from the coding sequence GTGAGCCCCCCGCGGTTCGTCCTGACGCTGATCACGCCACAGCCGCTCGACCTCGGGCGGCTGCGGGAGGCGCTCGAGGGCGCGCCCGAGGGCGCCGTCTCGGTGCAGCTCCGTCAGGCCGAGGCGGCGGAGCGCCATCGGCTGGCGGAGCCCGTGCTGGAGCTGTGCCGGGCGCGCGGCGCCGCCCTGATCGTCAACGCCGACCTCGCGCTCGCGGCCGCGCTCGGCGCGGACGGCGTGCAGCTGCCCGAGCGCGGGCCGTCGCTCGAGGAGGCGCGCGCGGCCCTGGGCGACGACGTGTGGCTGGGCGTGTCGCGGCACGACGCGGAGGGGCTCGCGCGCGCCTCCGAGGCGAGCTTCGCGCTGGTGTCGCCGGTGTTCGCGGTGCCGGGCAAGGGCGCGCCGCTCGGCGTCGACGGCTTCGCCCGGACCGTCGCGGCCGCGCGCACGCCCGTCCACGCGCTCGGAGGTGTCGACGCGAGGCACGGGGCGGCGCTCCGTGCTGCGGGCGCGGCGGGGCTCGCGGTGATCCGCGCCGTGTTCGACGCCGACGCCCCGGCGGAGGCCGCGCGAGCCCTCGTCGCGCCCTTCCTCGAGCCGCCGCCGGACGGAGGGGCGACCCGGTAG
- the lepB gene encoding signal peptidase I: MIEPDWSDVRDFTKGLLKFLGVVLLLAGVAAAVLYFFFVRVVEVGHNAMAPTIMVGDRVLVWRGHDFELGEAVLCAHPSQPGRFVLGRVVARTGQTVEISRGGLRINGESPDRDARPPFEFYDAERGESYQVEWGIETVVDQTYTYMARARRRPMEMRPRQVTGAAVFLLSDNRSYAGEDSRTFGQVNLATCEGHVFMRLTAADSPDVVGNSHLDLID, from the coding sequence ATGATCGAGCCGGACTGGAGCGACGTGCGCGACTTCACCAAGGGCCTCCTCAAGTTTCTCGGCGTGGTGCTGCTGCTCGCGGGCGTCGCTGCCGCGGTGCTCTATTTCTTCTTCGTGCGCGTGGTGGAGGTCGGCCACAACGCGATGGCGCCGACCATCATGGTCGGCGACCGGGTGCTGGTCTGGCGCGGCCACGACTTCGAGCTCGGCGAGGCGGTGCTCTGCGCGCACCCCAGCCAGCCGGGCCGGTTCGTGCTCGGGCGCGTCGTGGCCCGCACGGGGCAGACGGTGGAGATCTCCCGGGGCGGTCTGCGCATCAACGGAGAGTCGCCGGACCGCGACGCGCGGCCGCCGTTCGAGTTCTACGACGCCGAGCGCGGCGAGTCCTACCAGGTCGAGTGGGGGATCGAGACCGTGGTCGACCAGACGTACACCTACATGGCGCGGGCCCGGCGTCGACCGATGGAGATGCGCCCGCGGCAGGTCACGGGCGCGGCGGTGTTCCTCCTGAGCGACAACCGCTCCTACGCGGGCGAGGACAGCCGCACGTTCGGGCAGGTCAACCTGGCCACGTGCGAAGGTCACGTCTTCATGCGCCTGACCGCGGCCGACTCCCCGGACGTGGTCGGCAACAGCCACCTCGACCTCATCGACTGA
- a CDS encoding MopE-related protein, with the protein MSRAHLLVLLMTVLLTTGCAEVHSPSPDSGLECVDEDGDGVPAGPGCTGPYPDCDDESERVSPYADERCATPEDEDCDGIVDECCGGDCSEPPRPCGLGRCQGIQMRYDGSWSQCIPEIPPEPENCGPEGTGDGVDDDCDGEIDDGCLAP; encoded by the coding sequence GTGAGCCGCGCGCACTTGCTCGTGCTCCTGATGACCGTGCTCCTTACGACGGGGTGCGCCGAGGTCCACTCGCCGTCGCCGGACAGCGGCCTCGAGTGCGTCGACGAGGACGGAGACGGAGTGCCTGCGGGCCCGGGCTGCACGGGGCCTTACCCGGACTGTGACGATGAGTCCGAGCGGGTCAGCCCGTACGCGGACGAGCGTTGCGCCACACCGGAGGACGAGGACTGCGACGGCATCGTCGACGAGTGCTGTGGAGGCGACTGCAGTGAGCCGCCGCGCCCGTGCGGGCTGGGGCGCTGCCAGGGAATCCAGATGCGATACGACGGCAGCTGGTCGCAGTGCATCCCCGAGATCCCGCCGGAGCCCGAGAACTGCGGGCCCGAGGGCACGGGTGACGGCGTCGACGACGACTGCGACGGCGAGATCGACGACGGGTGTCTGGCTCCGTGA